The DNA segment TTAAAGAACTTGTGAAACAACAGTATTCACAGATCGCACTGCAAGAGAAGGATCAGAATGAATCATCATGTTGTGGTTCTACATGCTGCTCAACGGATGTATATAATATTATGTCCGATGACTATTCAAAATTGGAAGGTTATAATCCGGAAGCAGATCTTGGACTTGGATGTGGATTGCCTACTCAGTTTGCAAAGATCGCTAAAGGAAATGTGGTCATCGATCTGGGTTCAGGAGCAGGAAACGATTGCTTTGTTGCTCGTCAGGAAACAGGTGATACCGGAAAAGTTATTGGTATCGATTTCACTCCGGCTATGATCGATAAAGCACGGATTAATGCAGAGAAACTCGGATATCATAACATTGAATTCCGTCAGGGTGATATTGAAAACTTACCGGTAACTTCTAATGTTGCTGATGTCGTGGTTAGTAATTGTGTTTTGAATCTGGTTCCTGATAAGGTAAAAGCCTACAGCGAAGTATTCCGTGTACTTAAACCTGGCGGACATTTCAGTATCTCTGATGTAGTGCTTGAAGGTGCTTTGCCAAAGACTCTGATGAATGTTGCAGAAATGTACGCCGGTTGTATTTCCGGAGCAATTCAGAAAGATGTATACCTCAAAGCTATACATGATGCAGGTTTTAAAAATGTAACTATTCAAAAGCAAAAAGCAATCTTACTTCCTGATGATATCCTTAAAGAATATTTATCGGAATCTGATATTAAAACCTACAAAGAAAGTGGTGTAGGGATATTCAGCATAACAGTTTATGGTGAGAAAGAAAAAAAAGATCAACCATGTTGTCCACCCGGTTGTTGTAATTGATCTTTTGAATTAAATAAAGCAGATAATTTAAATCGAATCAGATGAAGAAAAGAGTATTGTTTCTGTGTATGCACAATTCCGCTCGCAGTCAGATGGCAGAAGCTTATCTGAAAAAGTTCGGAGGTGACAATTTTGAAGTTGAAAGCGCAGGCTTTAAACCTGCGCCTATTAATCCTCTTGTAATAGAAGCATTGCATGAGGATGGAATTGACATCTCTTCTAATCCAACAAAAGCAGTATTTGATCTTTTTAAAGCCGGACAAATCTTTCATTATGTGATCCGTGTTTGTAATATTGCAGCTCAGGAACAATGTCCTATCTTTCCAAGTATGGCCGAAATGATCGATTGGTCTTTCGATGATCCTTCAACCTTTACAGGTAGTCATGAGGAAAAAATGGTAAAGGTCAGAGAAGTACGGGAAAAGATCAAAGCTCAGGTAAAAATGTTTGCTGAGCAAAAGCAATTGTCAGAAAAATGATAACTCAAATAGGATAGAATGAAAATAGCACTCTTCATCGATGTACATGCTAATCTCCCTGCATTGGAAGCTTGTTTGCAAAACATTGATGCCAAGAAACCTGATGCAATTTATTGTCTGGGCGATCTGGTAGGTTACAATATCTGGCCCAATGAAGTGATCGATATTATCAGGCAACGAAAAATTCCAACGATAGCCGGAAATTATGATTTTGGTATTGGAAGATCTAGTGATGATTGTGGATGTGCTTACAAAACAGATTCAGAAAAAGAATTGGGAAAGGTGTCTATTGCTTACACTAATGAGATCGTCAAGAATGAACAACGGCAGTATTTAAGAGAATTACCCGCACATATCAGATTAGAATTTCAATTGAACAACGACAAGCTTAATTTACTGCTTGTGCACGGAAGTCCGCGTAAGATCAATGAATATCTTTTCGAAGATCGCGATGAAAAAAGTTTAAACCGTATCATGGAGCAGGCAGATGCTGACATTATGTGCTTTGGTCACACGCATAAACCATATCATCGGATACTATCCACTGAGATTGAAAATAAAAGCAGATTCAGACATGCGATCAACATCGGTTCTGTCGGAAAACCGAAAGATGAGAATACGAAAGGTTGTTATGTTATGCTAACGATTGACGAGAATTCTTCAGTTAATAAAAGTGATTCAATTCACGTCGAATTTTGCCGCTTCGATTACGATATTGAAAAAGCTGCAAATGCAATTGAGGATAGTCCACTGCCAAATGAATATGCTGAGATGCTTCGAAAAGCGTTCTGATTTTAGTTTCTAAGTCGTATTGATCTTTCAAAACAGCAGGAAAGTTTCCTACAAGGCATTAAATCCGCAATCCGAAATCCGAAATCCGCAATCCGAAATCCGCAATCCGAAATTAAAATTATTTCGGATTGCGGAATTCGGATTGCGGATTTGCGCTTCGATTTTAGGATTTGGGCTATTTCAAAACATTAACATTTAAAAATTTTGAAAATTATGTTAAAATCTTTTCTGGAAACCCCTTGATTCCAATACCCAAAATGCAATACCTTTATTTCTTCACAGAATGACGTAATCGATTTGACGTCT comes from the Bacteroidota bacterium genome and includes:
- a CDS encoding arsenite methyltransferase encodes the protein MENKTPEQIKELVKQQYSQIALQEKDQNESSCCGSTCCSTDVYNIMSDDYSKLEGYNPEADLGLGCGLPTQFAKIAKGNVVIDLGSGAGNDCFVARQETGDTGKVIGIDFTPAMIDKARINAEKLGYHNIEFRQGDIENLPVTSNVADVVVSNCVLNLVPDKVKAYSEVFRVLKPGGHFSISDVVLEGALPKTLMNVAEMYAGCISGAIQKDVYLKAIHDAGFKNVTIQKQKAILLPDDILKEYLSESDIKTYKESGVGIFSITVYGEKEKKDQPCCPPGCCN
- a CDS encoding arsenate reductase ArsC, which produces MKKRVLFLCMHNSARSQMAEAYLKKFGGDNFEVESAGFKPAPINPLVIEALHEDGIDISSNPTKAVFDLFKAGQIFHYVIRVCNIAAQEQCPIFPSMAEMIDWSFDDPSTFTGSHEEKMVKVREVREKIKAQVKMFAEQKQLSEK
- a CDS encoding metallophosphoesterase family protein is translated as MKIALFIDVHANLPALEACLQNIDAKKPDAIYCLGDLVGYNIWPNEVIDIIRQRKIPTIAGNYDFGIGRSSDDCGCAYKTDSEKELGKVSIAYTNEIVKNEQRQYLRELPAHIRLEFQLNNDKLNLLLVHGSPRKINEYLFEDRDEKSLNRIMEQADADIMCFGHTHKPYHRILSTEIENKSRFRHAINIGSVGKPKDENTKGCYVMLTIDENSSVNKSDSIHVEFCRFDYDIEKAANAIEDSPLPNEYAEMLRKAF